The following proteins come from a genomic window of Pirellulales bacterium:
- a CDS encoding SDR family oxidoreductase: protein MADVSEKIAIVTGSTQGLGEAIARRLIAERMIGGLVICGRNAANGKRLADEFGQLGCRTQFVPADLAQVADCRAVVGAAREHFGRVDYLVNSAALTDRGTILDTSPELYDRIMAVNVRAPFFLMQESLRLMVERKVQGSIVNILSMSSHGGQPFLCPYSMSKGALATLTKNVARSVVRERIRVNGLNIGWMDTPGEHAIQKNFHNAASDWLTKAEAGQPFGRLLKPHEVAQVAAFVLSERAGLMTGSIIDFDQTIVGTHE, encoded by the coding sequence ATGGCTGACGTATCGGAAAAGATCGCTATCGTCACCGGCAGCACGCAAGGCTTGGGCGAAGCGATCGCACGCCGTTTGATCGCCGAGCGCATGATCGGCGGGCTGGTGATTTGCGGTCGCAACGCCGCCAACGGCAAGCGCCTGGCCGACGAATTCGGCCAGCTCGGCTGTCGCACGCAGTTCGTCCCGGCCGACCTGGCCCAGGTTGCCGACTGCCGGGCTGTCGTGGGCGCCGCGCGGGAACACTTCGGCCGCGTCGATTATCTGGTGAATAGCGCGGCTCTGACCGATCGCGGCACGATTCTCGATACCTCGCCCGAGTTGTATGACCGCATCATGGCCGTGAACGTGCGGGCGCCGTTCTTCTTGATGCAGGAATCGCTGCGGCTGATGGTCGAGCGCAAGGTGCAGGGGTCGATCGTGAATATCCTCAGCATGTCGAGTCACGGCGGCCAGCCGTTTTTGTGCCCCTATTCGATGTCAAAAGGCGCACTGGCGACCTTGACGAAAAACGTGGCACGGTCGGTGGTGCGCGAGCGGATTCGCGTCAACGGCCTGAACATCGGCTGGATGGACACGCCCGGCGAACATGCGATTCAAAAGAACTTTCACAATGCCGCCAGCGATTGGCTGACGAAAGCCGAGGCCGGGCAGCCCTTCGGCCGATTGCTGAAACCGCACGAAGTGGCGCAGGTCGCGGCCTTCGTGCTCTCGGAGCGCGCGGGCTTGATGACCGGCTCGATCATCGACTTCGATCAAACGATCGTCGGCACGCACGAATGA
- a CDS encoding FAD-dependent oxidoreductase, producing the protein MSAGKVLRTDIHSADAIVVGGGLAGLLAAARLARAGLSVRVFEQAGHLGGRAVTNELHGVRFNLGPHALYATGPARRSLEELQVPIAGHFPSPGRPLVTLRGTSYRLPAGLGSLATSRLLSFGEKLRLARLFATIKSIDTRRLDSTSAREWIERVAGRGNLALLLAALFRVSTYVDDAEHLSAGMALDQLRTALVGNVLYLDGGWQTIVDGLRNVATGHGALIETQKHVQSVSSGGSSVTVRLASGDALHARGVILAVEPAAACRLLGASVDHEFAQWANRQVAVPAACLDVALRDLPRPGDRFALGLDQPLYYSVHSAAARLGPVGVHVLHVMKYARADREDPAAGVQAELEAMLDQLQPGWRAHLVARRFLPRMTVTHALPLAAAGGGSGRATVDAARLPNVFLAGDWVGPEAMLADASAASAALAAQRVQSVVRGAEARNDQEHVLYARG; encoded by the coding sequence ATGAGCGCAGGCAAGGTTTTACGCACAGACATCCATTCGGCCGACGCAATCGTCGTCGGCGGTGGCCTGGCCGGATTGCTGGCCGCCGCCCGGTTAGCTCGGGCGGGACTTTCGGTCCGGGTTTTCGAACAAGCGGGCCATCTCGGCGGGCGCGCCGTCACCAATGAGTTGCATGGCGTTCGCTTCAACCTCGGGCCGCATGCGCTGTACGCCACCGGGCCTGCCCGCCGGTCGCTCGAAGAATTGCAGGTGCCCATCGCAGGGCACTTTCCCAGCCCCGGCAGGCCGCTGGTCACGCTGCGCGGAACGTCGTATCGTTTACCGGCCGGGCTGGGCTCGCTTGCCACGTCGCGCTTGTTGAGCTTCGGCGAGAAACTGCGCCTCGCGCGACTATTTGCCACGATCAAGTCGATCGACACGCGCCGCCTCGACAGCACCAGCGCGCGCGAGTGGATCGAACGTGTTGCCGGCCGCGGCAATTTGGCGCTGCTTCTGGCCGCGCTGTTCCGCGTCAGTACGTATGTCGACGACGCGGAGCACTTATCGGCCGGCATGGCGCTCGATCAATTGCGGACGGCGCTTGTGGGCAACGTGCTGTATCTCGACGGCGGTTGGCAAACGATTGTCGATGGCCTGCGCAACGTCGCGACCGGTCATGGTGCATTGATCGAAACGCAAAAGCACGTGCAGTCCGTGTCAAGCGGCGGCTCGAGCGTCACGGTCCGCCTGGCGAGCGGCGACGCATTGCACGCCCGGGGCGTGATTCTGGCCGTCGAACCGGCCGCGGCGTGCCGGCTGCTCGGCGCTTCGGTCGACCACGAGTTTGCGCAGTGGGCGAACCGGCAGGTGGCCGTTCCCGCGGCCTGCTTGGACGTGGCGCTTCGCGACTTGCCACGGCCTGGCGATCGCTTCGCGCTCGGACTCGACCAGCCCCTTTATTATTCGGTTCATTCGGCGGCTGCGCGCCTGGGGCCGGTGGGTGTCCACGTTCTGCACGTGATGAAATACGCACGTGCGGATCGCGAGGACCCCGCGGCCGGTGTCCAGGCGGAGTTGGAAGCGATGCTGGATCAATTGCAGCCCGGGTGGCGGGCGCATCTTGTCGCCCGCCGTTTCCTCCCCAGAATGACGGTGACCCACGCGCTTCCTTTGGCGGCGGCTGGCGGCGGATCCGGGCGAGCGACGGTCGACGCAGCCCGACTGCCGAACGTTTTCCTCGCCGGCGATTGGGTCGGTCCCGAGGCGATGTTGGCCGATGCGTCGGCGGCTTCGGCCGCGCTTGCCGCGCAGCGGGTTCAGTCAGTGGTGCGCGGGGCAGAAGCGCGGAACGATCAAGAGCAT